A segment of the Nilaparvata lugens isolate BPH chromosome X, ASM1435652v1, whole genome shotgun sequence genome:
GAACTTGCTGAAAATTAAATACAGTATTACTCAATTAATGGAATtactaaatttatcaattaatttgatgaattaattaactacctccacccccttagcacagggagtgaggacttttgatatgttcacccccttaCTATTcttaaaagagctgcggggtAAAAAATTGTGTACCAAACTAAACTTTTCCGTTGACTAGACTATTATAGAGAAATCGCTATTCTGTACAAAATTTGGATTTCAGCTGTGATCCTAAAAACTGTTGATAAACCCATCATAATATGCATCGTTATTCAAAACTAGCAAATTCACTATGTATGATTGAATTCTGCATTGGAAAGTGCCAGTATGTGAAAATAGCCGCTATGTTCGATAATGCACACTTTTAATCCAATGAatcctatttcaaaaatattgaaaataaacattattgaatatagCCAGTCTGTTTGGAAATTTCTCCTCTTCAAACTTCAATGAATTTCACCAAGAATATTGACTCACCATTGAAAATTACAcataatgagaaaataaaaaactttcttTTCCTATTTTTTCCATTATGTTTCAGTTAATTATCAACCACTAACTAGAGACTaatgcaataaaaataaattattgttatagaTTTGTGAAAAATCTCATCCTCTATAAGCGctgttgtttcaaatttgtcttCATCCACTCCGTTTGAACTTTGGAAAGATGATACATTTTTAGAAATCCTCGGCTTCTTTTTAAACTTACACTTAATTAATTTCAgaactaattattattgtaatccaATTCAATGTAAGTGAAAGGAAGAATCCTCATCtacaatttgaattcaattctctATTATCAAGGGCAAAACATTTTTCTCGAAATACGGAAACGTACACTTTTACTAGTGAATATTTTCTACTTTTCTGACGTTGTATGGGAATAACTTCCTGAACAGGCACGTAGCCAAGGGGGGAGTCCTGGGTGTCCGGACCCCCCCCCccgaaatttttaaaatgttttatttttatggactactacatttttatgaatgtaaaaaaataaaacaatatcatACAGTTAAGGTAAGTAATTCATCATTGGAGATGAGATGATCCACATATTAAAAATCCACAAATCAAATATCGTGTGCATATGCCGAGTAGGCAACACTGTGAACACACGCTTGACGCTCGCCGTTGATGTACGAGGGTGGGGTGAGGTCAGTGACCGCCAGTCAaggcacagtatacatacagtacagaaacttggctataccctgacgccaaaatccgccatcttgttaggaagcgccgcattgtaatagtattgatggtaggttcggatcacttcaatgatctggatcaattgatctcattcactgccacgagccaatcagaagaccaggattggaacttcccaaggtcacgtgacatgtttagtattggggtcatgtaaaaagcattggttagataggcgattgattacaagtttccattctgtatattctgtgGTCAAGGTTAGACGTTAGTCGTGCTCTTGGCACTCGGCATGGCAGTCGCGAGTTCTCTCAGTTCATTCGTTCATTGACAGTTTGTGACCGGACCAGTATGAAGCGAAAGCAACATAACCCGtcaattttagattttttttaaaagaaaaagTCTACAAGTTCAAGTGTAGGTAAGTAAAGAATAAAGTAAATACTAAATCCCATACTACTATATTTTTAATGGTTTGCGTCGCAAactttgtgacaatataatttataagtaCGTGTAATACTTTCTATGGACTATGGAGATTGAAGGCATATTATAAAAAAGGACTACATATAATATGGTTTAAAATAACATAAAGTATAGGCTGTCGTAAAAATAGGTTAGGTTAATATGGGACCGTCGGCCGTCATTTTGCAGTGCTACCAGCCCATAAGAAAACCCTCGATTGTAGTGTCAACTCGGTGTGACACAATTACCATCACGCTCAGGTTTAGTTAGGTTAGTTAttattttctgtaataagaaaATTATAACTGAGGTTAttattttctgtaataagaaaATTATAACTGAGCTAACTAAAACCTGAGCTTGATGGTAATTGTATCACGTCGAGTTGACACTACAATCGAGGGTTTTCTTATGGGTTGGCAGGCAGCCCTGCTACATTCTAAttttgaaatgtagaaaataagaAAATCATTGTAATTTAGTTGTGTTTGCGCCAGTTTACTATTACcgtttattttattgtagttttGATTCATATGTctaaaaaaacctgtttttttcAGATCAGCAGCAGGCCAATACTACATGTTCGTCCTCGTCGGAGCTAGAGCAATCTTTCAATACGGACCCTGCCCCTACAACAACTGGTGTGAGCTGTCTGGAGCCTAAGCCTGGACCCAGCGGCAGCAACAAAGCCCCTGCCCCTACAACAACTGGTGTGAGCTGTTCGGAGCCAGAGCCTGGACCCAGCAACGAAGCTTCAACCCCACGACTCGCAGCTGTTGATGAAGATGACATTACTGAACTTGATACTAGTGACAGACAACCTTTAAATTCTGGCATATTTCATCCGCACACTTTTGACGTAGGTGAGTTGAAAAGAACCACTATTGATGACAATTTGAAAAACCAAATATTGTCTAATGTGTTAATTCCATCAGACGAATTTATTTATCCAACAACAGAATTTAATAAGAAACAGCTAAAATTTCAAAGTCACTGGGTGAAAAAATGGCCTTGGATAGCTTATTCAAGGAAATGTGACGGCATATTCTGTAAATATTGTTTGTTGTTTCTTAGTGAAGCTAGTGGCACCGGTAAGGGCAATCATGAAGCAGCAGGCGCTTTTATAGAAGCCCCATTTAGACGGTGGAGAAACGCCATTGAAAAGTTTGACAATCATAATCGTACACAACACCATAGAACTAATGTTGAAAAAGTTgacaattttatcaaaattatgtCCCGAGAAATGAAGGAAATTCCTGATGTACTTATCAGTCAAAGGCAAAAAGAGAGAGAACTAAATAGGGCACACTTGAGGCCTATTGTTGAAACTGTGCTGTTCTGCGCCGAAAATGAACTCCCATTAAGAGGTGACAATGACAGTGGCCCTCTCACTCTTGAGAAGCCTTGTCAAAGAGATGGTAAATTTTGGGCTTTATTGAGATTTCGCGCCAACTCAGGAGATCACCAgttaaaaaatcatattttgaacaataaaaagaatGCAACTTATATCAGTCCAGATATACAAAATGAAATCCTCGACGTGAGTTCATCATTAATTCAGGAAAACATAGTAAAACAAATAAACGAGTCTGATTGCTTTGCCATTTTAGCTGATGAAACTATGGATGTGTCTTCCATTGAACAGCTATCATTATGTATCCGATACGTCAGTAGGAACCAAAATGATAAGCCTATTATAAAAGAAGATTTTTTAGGGTTTTCATCCATCTCTGATTTGAGTGGAGAAAACATTGCCAAATCGATTTTGGAAATGATCCATAACTTGGGATTAGACATGACCAAGTGCGTGGGCCAGGGATACGACGGTGCTTCCACATGAGTGGTAAGGAAAAAGGTGTCCATGCTAGAATTAAAGAGAAATACCCAAAAGCACTATATGTCCACTGTGCAAGTCATAGATTAAATTTAGCACTGTCAAATGCCATGTCTGTAAATAATGTTAGAAATGCTTTAGACATAGTAAGAGAAATCTGcggtttttttttagaaaaaactcTGTTGCAAATCATACCCTAAAAGACGCCATTCAGGTGTATATGCCGGATAACAAAAAGACACAATTGAGTAAAGCTTGTGGCACTCGGTTCATTGAGCGCCACACCAGCATTCAAGACTTTGTAGAACTAATTGAACCTGTGTATGCAAGTCTTGAGGAAATTTCCAACTCAAGTAAAAAAAGTGCTGGGGCTGCAGCTACCTTTCAAGCGGCAATGGAAAAAAgcacttttttattatctttgttagtgtgtgaaaaaatattcagcATAACTCTACCCCTTTCAGTATACCTCCAGCACGAAAGGTACGACCTTTCAGCAGTCGTAAGTTCTGCTAATGAGGTTATTCAGTCGTTACAAGACCTAAGAGATTCAGCTGATAAAGTATTTAAAGATATCTTCAACCGTGCTACAACTATGTCTCAAGAAATATTTAATAGGGAATTAGAAGcaccaagaataaatcaacgaCAACAACATCGCTCTAATCATATTGCTAAGTCAACTGAAGAGTATTTTCGAGTTTCAATTTTTGTGCCATGTTTGGATAGCATTATAACAAATATGAAAGAACGATTTTCAAACAATGAAAACATCATAAAGTCTTTCCAAGCATTATTACCAGGATTTGCTTCGCCAGAGAAAGAAGACATGTTGGAATGCCTGTTAGGTTACCTTTCGTCCAGTGATAGTCCTGATGACAGCTCACTTACTACACTTACAGGTGAATACAGGGTATGGTGCAACTCATCAAAAAATGTCAAGAAACCCTCAGACATTTTAGAAGTAATGGAATCATGCAACAAGTCTTTTCTCCCACATATTTACCAGCTCCTTCAGGTTTTTGCAACACTTCCAGTTACCACTTGTAGTGTAGAAAGGACATTTTCTACAATGAAAcgaataaaatcatttattcGTAATAGAACAAGCAACGAGCGTTTGAGTTCACTTGCTGTACTTTCCTGTCACCCACAGTTGCACCCTGACGCGGAAGCAGTTTTGGACGTGATGGCAAAGAAGCAGAAAAGACGACTACTTTTGTAAAACTTCCAGACGGACTTTGCTTTGTGTGTCAATGAacaaatgaaaatgtattattaaaaatttacaaaaattttataaataaaatgtattacttATTATACATGTATATACTGTAAATGACCAAAACATGAGTTTTTAATTCATAAAAACCAAAAATTTCCACCCGGGGGGCAAGCCCCCCGGAATCCCCAAGCCTCAGGGGGGGCAAGCCCTCCCCGGCCCCGGACCCCCCCCCCAAAGTGTAATCCTGGCTACGTGCCTGTTCCTGAAGATATATGTTGATTCTCAGAAAAAAAGATATGATCTCTGTATTTCACTAGTAGCGTTTAAAGATAAAACATTGAAGTTAGTACAGAAtgcaatttctacaataaccgcaatctctgtcaacatctgaaggatatttgaaaaaaactcttaatctacttggcccatgaaattgtaaaTGAAACTAGTGTGGATTTGAccaaatccctaaatatcgttgacaaatttgcataatgatgacatggctctcctgaattcaactcctacttcacttttcaaaacttcaatacgctgcaagattatggaaactttgtgatgagaagagttatgaaaattctcaataaagattCCTAAAAAGAGGTTTATAATTACAatgtaatcaaataattataatgagatgaagtttgtaattttgaccataatttgtatattatgatgagaattatcaaaattgagGTTGAgcgttgaaaaatcgtgttcagcgtcCGAAAATACatagatagcgttcctgaaatacataatttgaatgcatagactagtaggagcgatgcgatagacaggccattacgcgcNNNNNNNNNNNNNNNNNNNNNNNNNNNNNNNNNNNNNNNNNNNNNNNNNNNNNNNNNNNNNNNNNNNNNNNNNNNNNNNNNNNNNNNNNNNNNNNNNNNNTCAAAATTCTGTTTTTGCTGTGCTATTtccttcaatatatcagacattgtatgtaatttactttcaaacactttcTTTGTAATTAAATCAGCctgtagtttttggaatatatTAGTTGAAattgcaagtaatttgctgtctaGATATTTTCTATTTACTAATGACGATGATGAATCAGACtgcagtttattgaatatatttgttgaaatttcctgcaatttactgtccaagtattgtCTGTTAACCAACAATGGATCTGACTGTaatttagtaaataaatttgatgatatttcaagtagtttactgtctaaatattctctacttgctgccacTAACGATGTtgattcacaaccactgtttactgctgctgctactgctgctgctgctgtatGATTActattaaacacatgatgtgttCGACCAAAGCGATCTATTGTACTACTACTCACAGTACTACTTGCCATCTCtgtcaagtgttaaacacatactaactgctaccaccaccaccacctaatataataccactttctttgagttcttcaataattgaagcCATTTCAACAGTATGTGATCTATTTCCTGCCTGTTGTGATGAAATTAGAATATTTAATCTGTCAATCAGTTCATTTGGATCATCCCAATAGACATATTGtcgactagtagattcatttcttataaaacccataccactaacagcAGCATGACCAGCAatgttcttcctcaatcttttcTTTGTTTTCCTACTTGCTGAtgggaataaagattgaataatttgtgatttgtaGCCTTTATTTCTTTTAACATATCCACGACGATCTAAATGAGCAGATGTTAGCTGTAGTATATTTcgatattttatcaaatcacgTTCGGTGTACATTTTCATGTCAGGCTGTTTTTTAAAGagaagttcacacaaaccaactgttaaacgatatctattattattgtcgataattaaattagcattgtcaataataatttcctttgtACCCATAAAGTATTCATTATCGTTACTGTCATAacatataccataagatatacaattatttagtttttcctTATGAAATTCGCGTATATACTCATCAACGAAATCATTTTGTATTGTTGTCTTATTCAAGATATCACCCACATTAGATCTATTCAATCCTTCCCCCTCATCCTCCATTTTacctttttcctcctcctcctcctcctcctcctctcctcctcctcctcctcctcccctcctcctcctcccctcctcctcctcctctgattcttctttaagtCTGCTTCTAGTGTCAGCCATCTGCTGCTGATGTTGTTGTacaagtgtatctttcaattcTTTTAGTGGATTAACaattggttctaatgatttttgtctaattGTATCATTTTCCCTAATCATACTAGTTAACGATTTATGcttatgaataattgattcacgCAAACCTTTTATCCTGTCAATCACTTTACTAGACTGACGATGACGTTGTCGCCGTGCATGTTCTCGTTGTCGtctattttgtttgtatttttttgtctTCAATTTAAATTATGCATATTGCTAGTAGAGTATAGCTCTTTCATCTACACTGTctcaacaacaaatgatgagaattgacacaTGTTAGTTGGTACTACTGCTGCTATACAAGCTTGGATCAATATACTTACCAAGACAATTACGATATTTACCAGCATCAGTTTTACACtcagtaaaaattgaaataaaactatgatttccgCTTTGCCATACATCTGAACATAGTTTTCTAAATGCAACGAATGTCATATCAGATCCAACAAAATCTCTAAACACTAATTTTAAATTATGCATATccattttaaatataataagcatatttgcattgtccctaatatgatgttttgaaattgcaccATAGCTTTGAATCAAATACACACAATCTATGTTTTTGTGTCTGCCCATTGTGAAAAAGTTACGTATTTGCGGCACacgtgtaacattcaaatcgtcGAATATCAACAGTGAATGATTGTCAACATCATTCGGCTGTGGTATACTTTCAATGTTGtcagatttataatatttcacacacttgagttttgaaaaaacaatatcCAATAACTTATACTTTTCCTGATACAATGACTTACTGAACAAGTataagtttttgaattttaatccattcttatcaaatatcaaattcagcagtacatttgtctttccacaatttgatgcaccgcaaattagaattctagctGAACTTGGTAAAAATtcaccatgcttttttctatctagacaAGCTTTGTCTGCTTGTTTTGAATCTACAATaagattatcaaagttaactattGCAATTGCCGCTTCTTCTGGCGGAACCGCCGCTGCTGACATAATAACtactatttttatcaactctTGCTGCTGCTGCGCGCTTGCTGCTTACACATGCGCATCTGCACAACAACTATACTGGATAGGTTACTGCTGCTACGTACTACAAATGGTTTGTGGATGAAGAAAACATAGACACAATGATCAGATGTACACACATACAGCTTTTATTAACACAAGATAATATCTGTCGCGCACCATCTAATTTCATCTTCTACTTGCAAAAGAATACAAAAAACTATTGACAGTGTTtcagctaataattattacaacaaatttaatcttctaCTTGCAAAAGAATAGACAAATATTGACAGTATTtcagctaataattattacaacaaatttaatcttctaCTTGCAAAAGAATAGACAAATATTGACAGTATTtcagctaataattattacaacaaaTTTCACACACTAATCGAGATTTGCCTTTGACATACAATTgtctaaaatataaatgaatatgttttctttatcatcatcatcatcaactgaATTGAACTTTGTTGATTTAATCTGTGAGTAAAGTATGTTCAGTGAcatagaaaattgagcacaaatACAAGTATCAACCACATCGAATCCATTTTGATTTgcttctttcaaaaatacattgttatgGGAGCATATACTTAAATgaaacttatcatcatcatcaacacatTCACTTGCttgtgtgtttttttcaaataagtttactaaaaaacatttttcgatATCAGCACGTGTTACACACATTGCTTTTAGTGTACACAATAGATCTATAATTCTAGTAATAACACGACACGAATCGTTACCATTCAGCAAAAAACACAACAGTGGGCCCGCCGCCGCTTCTGTCATTATGTTTCTATCAtatctgaaacaatattattgatgataacTGCTAGTGTTTGCACGTAGTTTCTGTACAGTTGGAGTAATAATATCTGACTTATCTACCCAGCTTGGCTTATCAAAACCTAACCATTTAACAAGACATTTATTCTTAGATTTTCGTATTATTCGTTCAACcaaatatgtattttgttcaGACGGTGATAATTtcgttttcatcaattgttcactatAGAATCGACCTTGtatgatttcattgttaagaTCGCGTATTACATAGGTTGGAGGTTGTGTAGGATAAACAGCATGAATTATAAACAGTTCTGGCGACCAATTTAatctaaaacttttatcaaaaacctgACGAAACTTACTTATTCGCACTACGTCACCTAATGCAAACTTTGCACGATAAACTAAACGTGattgctttttattcttcttcttcttcaattgtAACATGATCAACTGTTTTTCATGACGTCGTGTAACACTGGCCGGTGTCATGCCAATTGAGGAATgaatagtgttattatattgatttacaATGTCTGGCAAAATGTTCAACCATTTTTGTGTGCCACTAGCAGTTAGTTGTTTATAcaaatttgttttcaatgttctattcaATCTTTCTACAAAAGCTGccttaatttcagaaaatacactGTAATGATTAATGTGTAATCTATCGAATAGTTGTTTAAcatctttattgtaaaattcacgacctaaatcgctttgcacattttttatacCTTTATTTAACTGTAATATCCGCGCTAATTTTTGTACAACTTCTTTtcctgttttagtttttaatggttcagcataagcataacgtgaaaaacaattaatagcaATTAACACATAACGATAACCATTGTTTGCTTTAGCAAATTCTGGCATCtctattaaatcaatttgaatgaggtcttttattccttttaGTATATAATTACGTCTGTTAAATTTCCTTCTTGCTGGTCGATGTAATTCTTGTGcaattttctgttgcaaatcCGTCATCATAAATTGGTTTCGTTTCTTCTACTACTGCatgtgtgcgtgcgtgcgttTTGCTAGAGTTCAGCTCACCTGCCAACAgcaatccttcttcttcttcttcttcacacaACACTGACCACTTGTGATAACCACTTTCTCTACACACAACAgcagctgctgctgctgatcccatactctctctctcactgcttTAACTCTAGCCGCtgcctccatcttcttcttcttctcttcttctctcttctattgAATAATGACCCCACGCTTTTGTTTCTATTCCATTTGATTCAATATATCTCTTTGTATCAAATGGTGATAATGCAATTTTTGCACATCTTATCTGATAAATATCATGGGAATAACTACGTAATTGTGAAAAGCATTCGCGTTGTATTGATCTATCTGTCAGACATTTCATATACATATCAAACCTCAGTTTATTATCTATAACCGTTCTTGCTACACCCTTAGCTGTATGTTTACTCATTATTTTAGTAGAACTACTTGCTAAATccttactactactactactactactatttaTGCTGcttaaaatatattcaaaactgtaaagtttCGCCCGTAAACCCGAAAAAGcagttatttgaaaatttgaaagttcATCTTTAAATGTACCAGGTACACCACGATTTAATTGGCTATAACAACAATGAGTGGTGGGGTAAGCACTTGTATCAAAATGTTGGagattttgtttgataactgcatagatatcgtctgatttgatatgatatagcaACGAGTCTGTATCGCTCATGCATAATTTCACACAGCTTGGAtcaaacattttcaagaaaatgttgtagtggaaattgaacattgtaaatttactcaaatcaagaatagaaaaaccagcataaattggacgatctaattttatttctgttttacacATTTGTACACCAACAATGTCTTTGTCAAACACAATCCATCGTTTACAACTTGGTTTTGCAATCAATCTTTCCAATGATTTCTGACTAGTAATTAGCTTAAAATCTATTCGTTTCCTAGAACTTTCAAGCATCTTGCCGTACAgtgaattactcaaaaatttaaaGAGCTGacgttcaaatgaatttttagCCTCCTTCCTAAGTTgtgcattcaaatcaataaacggtTTAAGCCAGTATGACTGTTGAAAAGCGATTACTCTATGTACAGCAGTCAATTTCATGCCTAAGcttaaataaagtttcaaatttctatagtgaAGAACATAACGATTACGATTATGAAGGGTTGCTAACAATCTTGTTGATGCGCTAGCGCGCGCGTCCGTCACTTGTGAGGCACATGACGGCGCCGCTTCTCTGTGCACAACATTGTCTTCTGTTTGATATGATGAGAACAGGCTGTGTGGCGGCTGATCTTTTAACGGTGCAAGTGGAAAGTCATTATGTAAATCATGTAAATCAACAGGATACAACAGGTCTGCTTCGATTATATAGCCAATGTCTGCTTCATCAT
Coding sequences within it:
- the LOC120354541 gene encoding uncharacterized protein LOC120354541 yields the protein MDYEGDETDDCTSPPSKLFCPTPKPIRLDQRRWYQKNGVGRGRRIFTSAADEGLQLQKPLTSSWSGEQQGVDAPANLCNNTCSPAKDEAEESSDKENNDPQSTTFKRYDRNIMTEAAAGPLLCFLLNGNDSCRVITRIIDLLCTLKAMCVTRADIEKCFLVNLFEKNTQASECVDDDDKFHLSICSHNNVFLKEANQNGFDVVDTLRSSSNLSSIVVVQMRMCKQQARSSSKS